CGGCGGCTTTCAGGAAATCGCGACGGTCCAACGGGGAGTCGGTCCGGCCTGGCGTTTCGTCGGCTTGCACGATCGATCGCTCCTCTCGACGTCGGTCCCTCGATCACTGGCGACGCCCGAAGATAACCCATCGCGACGAGAGACTCCAACAGCCCGCTCAGGCGGTGTGGGGAAAGCTTGGGAGAGGCCCTTGCGTCGCATGCGAGGGTCGACGATCTTTGTAAGCATCGACCTGTTCAAACAGACGAGGAGTCGCGGGAAGGGGCTCCCCCGCGCCGCTCGATGCGTCCGCCCGTGCGAGGCCGCCATGTCGCCAGCCCGTTCTCTCCCGCGTCGCTTCGCCCTCGGCCTCCTCTTGACCTTCGCGGCCTGCGCGGCGCGAGGAGAAGAGGGCTTTCGACCAACCGACAAGACCGGACGCCCGCTCAACCTCGACTTCGAGACGGGCGACCTCCGTGACTGGACTCCCGAGGGGGACGCCTTCCAGGGCCAACCGGTCGAGGGCGACGCCGTCGCCGCTCGCCGGAAGGACATGAAGAGCGGACACACGGGCAAATTCTGGGTCGGGACCTACGAGCGCGGCGGCGACGTCCCCAAGGGGAGCCTCACTTCCACGCCGTTCGTCCTGGCGAGACCCTTCGCCCGCTTTCTGATCGGTGCGGCGGCTCACGAGACGACGCGTATGGAGATCGTCTCGGCCGACGATCAACAGGTCCTCTTCAAGACGTCTGGCGGCGGCGTTGAAGACATGACGCCGGTCGTCGCCGATCTCTCGCCGCACGTGGGCAAGACCGTTTTCATCCGGCTGGTGGACGACGACTCGCGCGGCTGGGGCCACATCAACTTCGACGACTTCACGCTCTGGAACTCGCGCCCGCCGGGACAGGCGCGGATCGCGCCGAGCAGCCCCGACTCATTCCTCCACGCCGGCCTGAAGCCCGAGGAAGCGGCGCGGGCCATGACCCTGCCTCCCGGCTTCAAGGCGACGCTCTACGCCGGGGAGCCGGACGTCGTCCAGCCCATTGCCTTCACGATCGACGATCGCGGCCGCCTCTGGGTGGTCGAGTCGTACACGTATCCCCGCCGACAGCCCGAAGGGCAGGGGAAGGACCGCATCCTCATCTTCGAGGACACGAACGACGACGGGAAGTTCGACACCCGCAAGGTCTTCCAGGAGAAGCTGAATCTCGCCAGCGGCATTGAGGTTGGATTCGGCGGCGTATTCGTCGGCGCCGCGCCCGAGTTCCTCTTCATCCCCGACCGGGACGGCGACGACAAGCCCGACGGTCCTCCCGTCGTGCTCCTGGACGGCTGGGGATACCAGGACACGCACGAGACGCTCAACTCGTTCAACTGGGGCCCCGACGGCTGGCTTTACGGCTGCCACGGCGTCTTCACGCACTCGCGAGTCGGCAAGCCGGGCACGCCCGACGCGGACCGCGTGCCGATCAACGCCGGCATCTGGCGCTTCCATCCGACGAAGCACGTCTTCGAGGTCTTCGCCAACGGCACCAGCAACCCCTGGGGCGTCGACTTTGACGCCAACGGTCGGGCGTTCCTCACGTCCTGCGTCATCCCGCACCTTTATCAGGTGATCCAGGGGGCTCGTTACGAACGCCAGGCGGGGAGCGACTTCAACCCGTACTCGTACGACCTCATCAAGACGATCGCCGATCACCGCCATTACCTGGGCGGCAACCCCCACGGCGGCAACGGCCGTTCGGACCTCGCCGGCGGCGGACACGCCCACGCCGGGGCCCTGATCTACCAGGGGGACGCCTGGCCCCGCGAGTACGTCGGCTCGATCCTGATGAACAACATCCACGGCGCTCGTTTGAACCGCGATCTGCTCATGCCCGCCGGCTCCGGCTTCGTCGGCCAGCACGGTCCCGACTTCCTGATGGCCAACGATCGATGGTCGCAGATTATCAGCCTGAAGACCGGGCCCGACGGCCAGATGTACATGATCGACTGGTATGACGAGAACCAGTGCCACATGACCGACCCCAACGCCCACGACCGCACCAACGGCCGAATCTTCGTCGTCTCCTACGGCGACGTGAAGGGCAACGCGCGGGCGATCGATCCGAGGACCGTCTCGACGGAAGCCCTCGTGGCGATGCTGGCCAGCCCGAACGACTGGCACGTCCGCCACGCCCGGAGAATCCTCCAGGAGCGCGCCGGCGTGCTCGACGGCGCTGCGCAGGCGAAGCTCGCCGAGGATCTCACCGCTTCCGCCTTTGACGCGCCTGATCCGAAAACGCGGCTCAACGCCCTCTGGGCCCTGCATACGACCGGTGCTCTGGACGAGACGACGATTTTGAAGGCGTTGGCGTCTCCCGACCCAGACTTCCGGGGCTGGGCGGTTCAACTCGCCACCGAGGCCGGCGCGCCGAATATGCGAGTGCTGGACGCCTTCTCCCGGCTGGCGCGCGACGACACGTCGCCCGTCGTTCGGCTCTACCTCGCCTCGGCGCTCCAGCGGCTGCCGATTCCCTCCCGGCGGCCGATTCTGGAAGGGCTCGTTCGCCACGCCGAGGACGCCAACGACCACAATCTGCCGCTGATGATCTGGTTCGGCCTGGAGCCTGCCGCCGCCGAGGGGCCGCAGTGGGCGCTCGACCTGGCCTCGGCCTCTCGGATCCCGGGCGTTTTGACGAACACCGTGCGTCGCGTCGCTGCGCTGGGGACGCCCGAGGCGTTCGACCTGATCGTCGCGGCTCTTGACCAGGCGACGTCCGACCCCGTCCGACTGACGATCCTCCAGGCTGTCAACCAGTCGCTCCAGGGTCGTCGAGCCGTCGATATGCCAACGAACTGGGCGTCGGCTTTCGAGAAGCTGTTGGGGAGTCCCGATCTCGACGTCCGGTCGCAGGCCACGGCGCTGGCCGTGACGTTCGGCGATCCGAAGGCGCTGACTGAGTTCCGCAACGTCGTCGGCGACGCGGCCCAACCGCTGACCGCCCGCCGCGACGCGATGGCCTCGCTGCTGAAGGCTCGCGACCCCGGGATGGCGCCGGTCCTGAGGAAACTGCTCGCGGAGCCCCAGCTTCGTGGCGCCGCCATCCGCGGTCTCGCCGCATACGACGACCCCGAGAGCGCGCCGATCGTCCTGGACCTCTATTCGAGCCTGGCACCGCCTGAGCGCCGCGACGCCCTGAACATGCTGGCCGCGCGGCCTGGTTCGTCGAAAGCGCTGTTGGCGGCCGTCGAGGCCGGCAAGCTGGCCTCGAAGGATCTCTCGGCCGACGTCGTCCGTCAGCTTCGCAATCACAAGGACGCCCAGATCGACGGGCTCATCGCCAAGGTCTGGGGAGCGGCCCGCGAGACGACGGCCGACAAGTCGAAGCTGATCGACAAGTACCGCCAGATGCTGACGGCCGGATACGCCCGCAAGCCCGACCTGGAACTGGGCCGGGCCGTCTTCGCCCGGACCTGCCAGCAGTGCCACACGCTCTTCGGTGCGGGGGCGGCGATCGGCCCCGACCTGACCGGATCCAACCGGGCCGACCGAGAGTACGTCCTCGCGAACGTTCTGGACCCCTCCGCGCTGATCGGCAAGGACTACCTGGCCCACGTCATTGCGACCACCGACGGACGCGTGCTGACGGGTCTGATCAAGTCGGAGGACAAGGACGCAATCACCCTCCAGACGGCCAACGAACTGCTTGTGATCCCCAAGGGGGACGTAGAACAGCGCCGGCCGAGCGAGTCGTCGATGATGCCCGAGGACCTCTGGACGCCGCTCTCCGAGTTTGAGATTCGTTCGCTCACCGCCTACCTGGCCTCTCCCGGCCAGGTGCCGATGCTGGCGACCCCGGAGAACGCCTCGGGCTTCTTCAACGGCAAGGACCTCGCCGGATGGGTCGGCGACGCCGGCCTGTGGTCGGTGGAGCAGGGGGAGATCGTCGGCAAGACTCCGGGCCTGAAACGGAACACGTTCCTCAAGAGCGAGATGTCCGCCCAGGACTTCCGCTTGACCTTCCAGGTGAAGCTCGTCCGCAACGAGGGGAACAGCGGCGTGCAGTTCCGCAGCGAGGCCCTTCCCGACGGCGAGATGAAGGGCCCCCAGGCCGACGTCGGCGCCGGCTGGTGGGGCAAGCTCTACGAGGAGAACGGCCGAGGTCTTCTCTGGCCCAAGTCGGCCGAGGAGAACGTCAAGCTCGGCGAGTGGAACACTTACGAGATCGTCGCGGTCGGCGGATCGATCCGGACGCGTATCAACGGCAAGCCGGCCGTCGTCCTGGACGACCCCAGGGTTTCCAAACGCGGGATCTTCGGCCTGCAGCTCCACTCCGGAGGTGCGACCGAGGTCCGATTCAAGGACCTGAAATTGGAACTGAACCCGACTCTCGACCCACCGACGGCGGCCCGATGAGCGACCCCGAATACATACCCGGCGTCTGCAACATCGGCGGGGCGGAAGTGCGTCTTCGGATCCTGGTAGGCTGGGCGGGACTGATCGGAGCCGTCGCCCTCTGGGGATGTCTGGCCTGGGCCCACTCGCCTCCCGCCGTCCGACTCTGGGTCGGCGGGCCCGCCCTGATGTCGGCGCTCGGGTTCCTCCAGGCGCAGAGGGGATTCTGCGTGAACTACGGCCTCGGCGGCGTCTCCAGCTTTGGTCGCAAGGCCGGCGAGACGACGGCCGTCGAGGACGAGGACGCCCGCGAGATGGATCGCCGCGCCTCCTGGAGGATCATCGGCCAATCGCTGCTGATCGCGGCCGTCGTCGCGATCCTCGCCTACCTTCTGCCTGGCTGAGAATGAACCGACTCCATGCCCTGATCGGTGAGCCGCCGTTCATCCTCGACGGCGCACAGGGGACCGAACTCCAGAAACGTGGCCTGCCGATTGGCGAATCGTCCGACGTCTGGAACCTCTCACGGCCCGACGTCGTGCTGGCCGTCGCCCAGTCGTATGTCGAGTCCGGCTCGC
The nucleotide sequence above comes from Paludisphaera rhizosphaerae. Encoded proteins:
- a CDS encoding PVC-type heme-binding CxxCH protein; translated protein: MSPARSLPRRFALGLLLTFAACAARGEEGFRPTDKTGRPLNLDFETGDLRDWTPEGDAFQGQPVEGDAVAARRKDMKSGHTGKFWVGTYERGGDVPKGSLTSTPFVLARPFARFLIGAAAHETTRMEIVSADDQQVLFKTSGGGVEDMTPVVADLSPHVGKTVFIRLVDDDSRGWGHINFDDFTLWNSRPPGQARIAPSSPDSFLHAGLKPEEAARAMTLPPGFKATLYAGEPDVVQPIAFTIDDRGRLWVVESYTYPRRQPEGQGKDRILIFEDTNDDGKFDTRKVFQEKLNLASGIEVGFGGVFVGAAPEFLFIPDRDGDDKPDGPPVVLLDGWGYQDTHETLNSFNWGPDGWLYGCHGVFTHSRVGKPGTPDADRVPINAGIWRFHPTKHVFEVFANGTSNPWGVDFDANGRAFLTSCVIPHLYQVIQGARYERQAGSDFNPYSYDLIKTIADHRHYLGGNPHGGNGRSDLAGGGHAHAGALIYQGDAWPREYVGSILMNNIHGARLNRDLLMPAGSGFVGQHGPDFLMANDRWSQIISLKTGPDGQMYMIDWYDENQCHMTDPNAHDRTNGRIFVVSYGDVKGNARAIDPRTVSTEALVAMLASPNDWHVRHARRILQERAGVLDGAAQAKLAEDLTASAFDAPDPKTRLNALWALHTTGALDETTILKALASPDPDFRGWAVQLATEAGAPNMRVLDAFSRLARDDTSPVVRLYLASALQRLPIPSRRPILEGLVRHAEDANDHNLPLMIWFGLEPAAAEGPQWALDLASASRIPGVLTNTVRRVAALGTPEAFDLIVAALDQATSDPVRLTILQAVNQSLQGRRAVDMPTNWASAFEKLLGSPDLDVRSQATALAVTFGDPKALTEFRNVVGDAAQPLTARRDAMASLLKARDPGMAPVLRKLLAEPQLRGAAIRGLAAYDDPESAPIVLDLYSSLAPPERRDALNMLAARPGSSKALLAAVEAGKLASKDLSADVVRQLRNHKDAQIDGLIAKVWGAARETTADKSKLIDKYRQMLTAGYARKPDLELGRAVFARTCQQCHTLFGAGAAIGPDLTGSNRADREYVLANVLDPSALIGKDYLAHVIATTDGRVLTGLIKSEDKDAITLQTANELLVIPKGDVEQRRPSESSMMPEDLWTPLSEFEIRSLTAYLASPGQVPMLATPENASGFFNGKDLAGWVGDAGLWSVEQGEIVGKTPGLKRNTFLKSEMSAQDFRLTFQVKLVRNEGNSGVQFRSEALPDGEMKGPQADVGAGWWGKLYEENGRGLLWPKSAEENVKLGEWNTYEIVAVGGSIRTRINGKPAVVLDDPRVSKRGIFGLQLHSGGATEVRFKDLKLELNPTLDPPTAAR